Proteins from a single region of Amycolatopsis sp. CA-230715:
- a CDS encoding sensor histidine kinase, with protein sequence MHGRSLHQVLRHRRRWVVDIAVAVLTFAMMCAVGSLFKQPQWRWFDGWAYVLTALICLPLAVRRVWPVLTLIVTLAAYLVFVLRGHVPGLHLWGPVLALYSVAALKPTLVIALGAAVTAPTLYVGSVELGIPSVAAAAQVLVVVLVAWVLGDQARQLDDRNRRLVDATEELRREHERNLEHTVTQERVRIARELHDVIAHHMSVISMQAGLSDYVFDTDPPTARGAVRTIGRVSREALDDMRRLLALLRVSGDGDVAGEPWLSPAPGLDQLPDLLARLRAAGQPVELSVRGAVGELPSGVQLAIYRVIQEALTNVVKHAGSAAPATVEVCREQDRVTVTVADEGSSAPSSGSDGGFGLLGMRERAKLYGGSLTARARPEGGFVVELVIPVS encoded by the coding sequence GTGCACGGCCGGTCGCTTCACCAGGTTCTTCGCCATCGGCGGCGGTGGGTGGTCGACATCGCGGTGGCGGTGCTGACGTTCGCGATGATGTGCGCGGTCGGCAGCCTGTTCAAGCAGCCGCAGTGGCGGTGGTTCGACGGCTGGGCCTACGTGTTGACCGCGCTGATCTGCCTGCCGCTCGCCGTGCGCCGGGTGTGGCCGGTGCTGACGTTGATCGTCACGTTGGCCGCGTACCTGGTTTTCGTGCTGCGCGGGCACGTTCCCGGATTGCACCTGTGGGGGCCGGTGCTGGCGCTCTACAGCGTGGCCGCGCTCAAACCGACGCTGGTGATCGCGCTTGGCGCCGCGGTGACGGCTCCGACGCTCTACGTCGGCAGCGTGGAGCTGGGCATCCCGTCGGTCGCGGCCGCGGCGCAGGTGCTGGTGGTGGTGCTGGTCGCCTGGGTGCTCGGGGATCAGGCCCGGCAGCTCGACGACCGGAACCGCCGGCTGGTCGACGCGACCGAGGAGCTGCGGCGGGAACACGAGCGCAACCTGGAGCACACGGTGACGCAGGAGCGGGTGCGCATCGCGCGCGAGCTGCACGACGTCATCGCGCACCACATGTCGGTGATTTCCATGCAGGCAGGGCTTTCCGACTACGTGTTCGACACCGATCCGCCGACCGCGCGCGGCGCGGTCCGCACCATCGGCCGGGTCAGCAGGGAGGCGCTGGACGACATGCGGCGGCTGCTGGCCCTGCTGCGGGTGTCCGGGGACGGCGACGTGGCGGGCGAGCCTTGGCTCAGCCCGGCACCGGGGCTGGATCAGCTCCCCGATCTGCTCGCCAGGCTGCGCGCCGCCGGTCAGCCCGTCGAGCTGAGCGTTCGGGGTGCGGTGGGGGAGCTGCCTTCGGGTGTGCAGCTCGCGATCTACCGGGTGATCCAGGAGGCGCTGACGAACGTGGTCAAGCACGCGGGATCGGCTGCTCCGGCGACGGTGGAGGTGTGCCGGGAGCAGGACAGAGTGACGGTGACGGTGGCCGACGAGGGTTCTTCGGCGCCGTCTTCGGGAAGTGACGGCGGTTTCGGTCTCTTGGGCATGCGCGAGCGCGCGAAGCTCTATGGTGGGAGCTTGACCGCGAGGGCGCGGCCGGAAGGCGGTTTCGTGGTGGAACTCGTCATCCCGGTTTCCTGA
- a CDS encoding response regulator has product MVSVLVVDDQPLVRAGLTALLTAAPGLEVVGEAGDGAQAVERAAATRPDVILMDIRMPGVDGISATRRILAEAVGDPPGILVLTTFDLDDYVYEALRAGASGFLLKEAEPPSLLAAIHTVAAGDMLFAPTVTRRLIEAFVGTRRVAEGPAELEALTAREREVLSLVATGITNTDIAGRLTITEGTVKTHLNRLMAKLRITSRAQAVVVAYESGLVSAARP; this is encoded by the coding sequence ATGGTCTCCGTTCTGGTCGTCGACGATCAGCCGCTCGTGCGCGCGGGTTTGACGGCGCTGCTCACCGCGGCGCCGGGGCTCGAAGTGGTCGGGGAGGCGGGTGACGGCGCGCAGGCCGTCGAACGGGCTGCCGCGACTCGTCCCGACGTCATCCTGATGGACATCCGGATGCCCGGGGTCGACGGCATCAGTGCCACGCGCCGGATCCTGGCCGAGGCGGTCGGGGATCCGCCGGGAATCCTCGTGCTGACGACGTTCGATCTCGACGACTACGTGTACGAGGCGTTGCGGGCGGGTGCGTCGGGTTTTCTGCTGAAGGAGGCGGAACCGCCCAGCCTGCTGGCCGCGATCCACACCGTGGCGGCGGGGGACATGCTGTTCGCGCCCACGGTCACCCGTCGGCTGATCGAGGCGTTCGTCGGCACGAGGCGGGTGGCGGAGGGGCCGGCTGAGCTGGAGGCGCTCACCGCCAGGGAGCGGGAGGTGTTGAGCCTGGTGGCCACCGGTATCACGAACACCGATATCGCTGGGCGCCTGACGATCACCGAAGGCACCGTGAAGACGCATCTGAACCGGCTGATGGCGAAGCTGCGGATCACCAGTCGCGCGCAGGCGGTGGTCGTGGCGTACGAAAGCGGTTTGGTGAGCGCGGCGCGGCCTTGA
- a CDS encoding M24 family metallopeptidase, whose protein sequence is MALGRNLAALGDGPTPPWLTDEAVETVETAEPAPFPAEEYGHRMRRVRDRLTELDADALIVFRPSGIEYLTGYHTQETAPQPLLVTHDSTYLYVMDLEVGRALASSSAKNILFTSYANTRSGAELITDHVLRTLPTGARLAIEFGNTSTPPRLLDLFRASGMSLVDGQYLVENLKLVLSPAELRYMEEAARVTKLGVDAAAEAAALSGATDATVAAAIAEALHREADSVSAWGPLVVTAPRSGIPHSTFKGDPIGAGPTFVEFAGTCHRYHTPVMRTLVSGSPSEITLRLADRAKTALAAVLETAKAGVPCADVANAGLAALGTLADDEVFHRMFGYPVGLAHPPHWMDSGPFCITADNPEPLRAGMTFHVPASFRSFGAQCVGLSQTFVVEEHGTRVLTHGDAELLEI, encoded by the coding sequence ATGGCGCTCGGACGGAACCTCGCCGCACTCGGGGACGGGCCCACCCCTCCGTGGCTCACCGACGAAGCCGTCGAGACGGTCGAAACCGCCGAACCCGCCCCCTTCCCCGCCGAGGAGTACGGACACCGCATGCGGCGCGTGCGCGACCGGCTGACCGAACTCGACGCCGACGCGCTCATCGTGTTCCGCCCGTCCGGCATCGAGTACCTGACCGGCTACCACACGCAGGAAACCGCGCCGCAGCCGCTGCTCGTCACGCACGACAGCACCTACCTGTACGTGATGGACCTCGAGGTCGGCCGCGCACTCGCCAGCTCATCGGCGAAGAACATCCTGTTCACCAGCTACGCCAACACCCGCAGCGGCGCCGAGCTGATCACCGACCACGTGCTCCGCACCCTGCCCACCGGCGCGCGCCTCGCCATCGAGTTCGGCAACACCTCCACCCCGCCACGCCTGCTCGACCTGTTCCGCGCCAGCGGAATGTCGCTTGTGGACGGTCAGTACCTGGTGGAGAACCTCAAACTCGTCCTCTCCCCCGCCGAACTCCGGTACATGGAAGAAGCCGCGCGCGTGACGAAGCTCGGCGTCGACGCGGCAGCCGAAGCCGCCGCGCTCTCCGGCGCCACCGACGCCACGGTCGCCGCCGCCATCGCCGAGGCACTGCACCGCGAAGCCGACTCCGTATCGGCGTGGGGCCCGCTCGTCGTCACCGCGCCGCGCAGCGGAATCCCGCACTCGACATTCAAGGGCGACCCGATCGGCGCCGGCCCGACGTTCGTGGAATTCGCCGGCACCTGCCACCGCTACCACACACCCGTCATGCGCACCCTCGTCAGCGGAAGCCCGTCCGAGATCACCCTCCGCCTGGCGGACCGGGCGAAAACCGCGCTGGCGGCCGTACTGGAAACCGCGAAAGCCGGGGTGCCGTGCGCCGACGTCGCCAACGCGGGCCTTGCCGCACTGGGCACCCTCGCCGACGACGAGGTGTTCCACCGCATGTTCGGCTACCCGGTCGGGCTCGCCCACCCTCCACATTGGATGGACAGCGGACCGTTCTGCATCACCGCGGACAACCCGGAACCACTACGGGCTGGCATGACCTTCCACGTGCCCGCGTCCTTCCGGTCGTTCGGCGCGCAGTGCGTCGGGCTCAGCCAAACCTTCGTCGTCGAAGAGCACGGGACAAGGGTCCTGACCCACGGCGACGCCGAACTGCTCGAAATCTGA
- a CDS encoding purine-cytosine permease family protein, translating into MNAGERANFLVEKHSIDFIPHELRHGKPSDLAFVWFGANMELPVVAAGAATVASGMSLKWAIVAIIVGVVVGTLFMASHSAQGPHLGLPQMIQSRAQFGYYGAAFPLVFVVVMYLGFYAAGAVLGAQAITALFGIPLPASIVILSVLSTVVAVFGYNVIHKFEKYLTFLVAAVFAVLTAMLVFAPPAAATPGADRGFLLGPFLLAVSVSATSQLGFAPYVADYSRYLPEKTSIASVFWYTYAGVGISGVWLMIFGATLEKRLPGGPIADIGSVADGVGSWFTKLTYVALVLGVLSINALNIYGGYMSLLSFASTFYRKFRMGLVLRVCFILPVAALATWMSFLSKDHLLSSFETFLTLVLVLMIPWTSINLVDYYAVRHGKYEVEEMFKPRGRYGRVSVPGMVAYAIGFAVQVPFMSNAVYEGPIARALHHGDLSWIVGAVVGGVVYLVAMRMQAARRAGTRELVGDRG; encoded by the coding sequence ATGAACGCTGGCGAGCGGGCGAACTTCCTCGTCGAGAAGCACAGCATCGACTTCATCCCCCACGAACTCCGGCACGGCAAGCCGTCCGATCTGGCGTTCGTGTGGTTCGGCGCGAACATGGAGCTACCGGTGGTGGCCGCGGGCGCGGCGACGGTGGCGAGCGGGATGAGCCTCAAGTGGGCGATCGTCGCGATCATCGTCGGGGTGGTCGTCGGCACGCTGTTCATGGCGAGCCATTCCGCGCAGGGCCCGCACCTGGGGCTGCCGCAGATGATCCAGAGCCGCGCGCAGTTCGGCTACTACGGCGCGGCGTTCCCGCTGGTGTTCGTGGTGGTGATGTACCTGGGGTTCTACGCCGCGGGCGCGGTGCTCGGCGCGCAGGCGATCACGGCGCTGTTCGGGATCCCGTTGCCGGCGAGCATCGTCATCCTCTCGGTGCTGAGCACGGTGGTCGCGGTGTTCGGGTACAACGTGATCCACAAGTTCGAGAAGTACCTGACCTTCCTGGTGGCCGCGGTGTTCGCGGTGCTCACCGCGATGCTCGTGTTCGCCCCGCCCGCCGCGGCGACCCCGGGGGCCGATCGTGGGTTCCTGCTCGGTCCGTTCCTGCTCGCGGTGTCCGTTTCGGCCACCTCGCAGCTCGGGTTCGCGCCCTACGTGGCGGACTATTCGCGGTACCTGCCGGAGAAGACGTCGATCGCCAGCGTGTTCTGGTACACCTACGCCGGGGTCGGGATCAGCGGCGTGTGGCTGATGATCTTCGGGGCGACGCTGGAGAAGCGCCTGCCTGGCGGGCCGATCGCGGACATCGGGTCGGTCGCGGACGGGGTGGGGAGCTGGTTTACCAAGCTCACCTACGTCGCGCTCGTGCTGGGCGTGCTGAGCATCAACGCGCTCAACATCTACGGCGGCTACATGTCGTTGCTGTCGTTCGCGAGCACCTTCTACCGGAAGTTCCGGATGGGGCTGGTGCTGCGGGTCTGCTTCATCCTCCCGGTCGCCGCGCTCGCCACGTGGATGTCGTTCCTGTCGAAGGACCACCTGCTGTCGTCGTTCGAGACGTTCCTGACCTTGGTGCTGGTGCTGATGATCCCGTGGACGTCGATCAACCTCGTCGACTACTACGCCGTGCGCCACGGCAAGTACGAGGTCGAGGAGATGTTCAAACCGCGCGGGCGCTACGGCAGGGTGAGCGTGCCGGGGATGGTCGCCTACGCGATCGGGTTCGCGGTGCAGGTGCCGTTCATGAGCAACGCGGTGTACGAGGGGCCGATCGCTCGCGCGCTGCACCACGGCGACCTGTCGTGGATCGTCGGCGCGGTCGTGGGTGGCGTGGTGTACCTGGTGGCGATGCGGATGCAGGCGGCGCGGCGGGCCGGAACGCGTGAGCTGGTGGGCGATCGTGGCTGA
- a CDS encoding FAD-dependent oxidoreductase: MADVLVIGGGVIGLTTAVKLRESGLAADIWTAERAERTTSAVAGATWYPYRASPVDRVLDWTRRSRDYFDAMAADPRTGVTIRESLQFWREPLTELPWWASAVPDVRLCTGSELPPGFASGYRFTQPVVTMPVYLRYLTERFQRAGGSITTRTISSFAEPAAVAPVVVNCTGLASRTLVHDPEVVPVRGQWVRVANPGVAQVIADFGHPDGEAYLIPHRDSCILGGTGEEGEWDTTPDGETAAKLVARCAELDPRVARAEVLEHRAGLRPVRNAGVRLAAESTVDGGLLVHDYGHGGAGVTLSWGCAEEVEAILRARISR, from the coding sequence GTGGCTGACGTCCTGGTGATCGGCGGTGGCGTCATCGGGCTGACCACCGCGGTGAAACTGCGCGAATCCGGGCTGGCGGCGGACATCTGGACCGCCGAGCGCGCGGAGCGGACGACCTCGGCCGTGGCGGGCGCGACCTGGTACCCGTACCGCGCGTCGCCCGTGGACAGGGTGCTGGACTGGACCCGCCGCAGCAGGGACTACTTCGACGCGATGGCGGCGGATCCGCGGACCGGGGTCACGATCCGCGAGTCGCTGCAGTTCTGGCGCGAGCCGCTGACGGAGCTGCCGTGGTGGGCGAGCGCGGTGCCCGATGTCCGGCTCTGCACCGGAAGCGAACTGCCGCCGGGGTTCGCGTCCGGGTACCGGTTCACCCAGCCCGTGGTGACCATGCCGGTCTACCTGCGGTACCTGACCGAACGGTTCCAGCGGGCGGGCGGATCGATCACGACCAGGACCATTTCGTCGTTCGCCGAACCGGCCGCCGTCGCGCCGGTCGTGGTCAACTGCACGGGCCTCGCTTCGCGGACGCTCGTGCACGATCCCGAGGTCGTCCCGGTCCGCGGGCAGTGGGTCAGGGTGGCCAATCCCGGTGTGGCACAGGTGATCGCGGACTTCGGCCATCCGGACGGGGAGGCCTACCTGATCCCGCACCGGGACAGCTGCATCCTCGGCGGCACGGGCGAGGAAGGAGAGTGGGACACCACCCCGGACGGGGAGACGGCGGCGAAACTGGTGGCGCGGTGCGCCGAACTCGACCCCAGGGTCGCGCGGGCGGAAGTGCTGGAGCACCGCGCCGGGCTGCGGCCGGTACGGAACGCGGGTGTCCGGCTCGCGGCCGAGTCCACTGTGGATGGTGGTCTGCTCGTGCACGACTACGGGCACGGTGGTGCCGGGGTCACCTTGTCGTGGGGCTGCGCCGAGGAGGTGGAGGCGATCCTGCGCGCGCGCATTTCGAGGTAG
- a CDS encoding RNA polymerase sigma factor yields the protein MPAGGTPDFTALLRELTPQVLGALVQRHGDFASSEDAVQEALLAASVQWPSEGVPSNPRGWLVTVASRRLMDHWRRESARRKYENTLATLTPADEQIQSEPDTGGTQGDDTLKLLFLCCHPALSPASQVALTLRAIGGLTTAEIARAFLVPEATMTRRISRAKQRVESTAVPFGLPPPSEWDIRLEAVLRVLYLIFNEGYTASHGAELQRRDLATEAIRLTTELHRLLPADGEVTGLLALMLLVDARHPARTDADGMLVPLAEQDRRRWKQESIRDGVELITHALSTAVVGPYQLQAAIAAVHDEATRAEDTDWPQIVALYELLHRIEPGPAVSLNHAIAVAMATGPRAGLALLADLDEHERGTGYRVTAAKAHLFELDDDLDAAREAYETAAARTTSIPENRYLEMRARRIASTSSAQPHDKVTPAPPCP from the coding sequence GTGCCCGCCGGCGGGACACCCGATTTCACCGCGCTGCTCAGGGAACTGACACCGCAGGTGCTCGGCGCGCTCGTGCAGCGGCACGGCGACTTCGCCTCGTCCGAGGACGCGGTCCAGGAGGCACTGCTCGCCGCGTCGGTCCAATGGCCGTCGGAGGGCGTGCCCTCGAACCCGCGCGGCTGGCTCGTCACGGTCGCCTCCCGGCGGCTGATGGACCACTGGCGACGGGAATCCGCGCGCCGCAAGTACGAGAACACGCTGGCGACGCTCACCCCCGCCGACGAACAGATCCAGTCCGAACCGGACACCGGGGGCACGCAGGGGGACGACACACTCAAGCTGTTGTTCCTCTGCTGCCACCCGGCGCTGTCGCCCGCTTCGCAGGTCGCTTTGACGCTGCGTGCGATCGGGGGCCTGACCACGGCCGAGATCGCGCGCGCGTTCCTGGTGCCCGAGGCGACCATGACGCGCCGCATCAGCAGGGCGAAGCAGCGCGTCGAATCCACGGCCGTCCCGTTCGGACTGCCACCACCGTCCGAATGGGACATTCGACTCGAAGCCGTGCTGCGCGTGCTGTACCTGATCTTCAACGAGGGGTACACGGCTTCGCACGGAGCGGAGCTGCAACGCCGGGATCTCGCCACCGAGGCGATCCGGCTGACCACCGAACTGCACCGGCTCCTGCCAGCGGACGGCGAGGTCACCGGGCTGCTCGCGCTGATGCTGCTCGTGGACGCGCGGCACCCCGCGCGCACCGACGCCGACGGGATGCTCGTCCCGCTGGCCGAGCAGGACCGGCGGCGCTGGAAGCAGGAATCCATCCGCGACGGGGTCGAGCTGATCACGCACGCGCTGTCGACCGCGGTGGTCGGGCCGTACCAGCTGCAGGCGGCGATCGCGGCGGTGCACGACGAAGCCACCCGCGCCGAGGACACCGACTGGCCCCAGATCGTGGCGCTCTACGAATTACTCCACCGGATCGAGCCCGGCCCGGCGGTCTCGCTCAACCACGCGATCGCGGTCGCGATGGCCACCGGGCCACGAGCCGGTCTCGCACTCCTCGCCGACCTCGACGAGCACGAGCGCGGCACCGGTTACCGCGTCACCGCGGCGAAAGCGCATCTGTTCGAATTGGACGATGACCTCGACGCGGCCCGCGAGGCCTACGAAACGGCCGCCGCGCGCACCACCAGCATCCCGGAAAACCGCTACCTCGAAATGCGCGCGCGCAGGATCGCCTCCACCTCCTCGGCGCAGCCCCACGACAAGGTGACCCCGGCACCACCGTGCCCGTAG
- a CDS encoding YciI family protein: MKYLVLIYSNPTTWAHPSFLHHEGSTEDERKAMMAQFEELMGEIAESGELVDGQPLAAPALTKTIRARADGLQTVDGPFAESKEQLAGFFVIDCETPERAAEIAGRLPDTRFGAVELRPIMSGSGMEM, translated from the coding sequence ATGAAGTACCTGGTACTGATCTACAGCAACCCCACGACCTGGGCGCACCCGTCGTTCCTGCACCACGAGGGCAGCACCGAGGACGAGCGCAAGGCGATGATGGCGCAGTTCGAGGAATTGATGGGTGAGATCGCCGAGTCCGGTGAACTCGTCGACGGGCAGCCGCTCGCCGCACCGGCGCTGACCAAGACGATCAGGGCGCGCGCCGACGGGCTGCAGACCGTCGACGGGCCGTTCGCGGAGTCCAAGGAGCAGCTCGCCGGGTTCTTCGTCATCGACTGCGAGACCCCCGAACGGGCCGCCGAGATCGCGGGCCGCCTTCCCGACACCCGGTTCGGTGCCGTCGAACTGCGCCCGATCATGAGCGGGTCCGGGATGGAGATGTGA
- a CDS encoding FAD-dependent oxidoreductase: MTIAIVGAGPGGLALARVLHVHGIDSVVYERDASRGARDQGSMLDIHSGQRALREAGLFEQFTALARGEGQDMRLLEPDGTLLLQEDTPDDAPLDRPEIDRADLRDLLVDSLPEHTVRWGHAFESAENGVLRFADGSSATYDLLVGADGANSRVRPLVTDARPAHTGHNAVELRISDIDRTHPDLAAMVGRGNYWVFGNGQSLAAQRNGDGCVRIGLNFYNTGEDWLATSGIPFDDPAAARARLIELHSGWDARFTALIAACDDTITARSSTTLPIGLTWPSKPDVTLLGDAAHLMPAVGEGANMALLDGASLGRALAAHPDDQLAAVEEYEHEMFERTSAAARMSADMQKMLMSPDASRRLLEFFQPSS; encoded by the coding sequence ATGACCATCGCCATCGTCGGGGCCGGACCGGGCGGCCTCGCCCTCGCCAGGGTGCTGCACGTACACGGCATCGATTCCGTCGTGTACGAACGCGACGCTTCACGCGGGGCTCGCGATCAAGGCAGCATGCTCGACATCCATTCCGGACAGCGGGCCCTGCGCGAAGCCGGGCTGTTCGAGCAGTTCACCGCGCTCGCCCGCGGCGAAGGGCAGGACATGCGCCTGCTGGAGCCCGACGGCACCCTGCTGCTCCAGGAGGACACGCCCGACGACGCCCCGCTCGACCGGCCCGAGATCGACCGCGCCGATCTTCGCGACCTGCTGGTGGACTCGCTCCCCGAACACACCGTGCGCTGGGGGCACGCGTTCGAATCCGCCGAAAACGGCGTGCTGCGCTTCGCCGACGGCAGCAGCGCGACCTACGACCTGCTCGTCGGCGCGGACGGCGCGAACTCCCGGGTCCGCCCGCTGGTCACCGACGCCCGCCCGGCGCATACCGGCCACAACGCCGTCGAACTCCGCATTTCCGATATCGACCGCACCCACCCCGATCTCGCGGCGATGGTCGGGCGCGGCAACTACTGGGTGTTCGGCAACGGACAATCCCTGGCGGCTCAGCGCAATGGCGACGGCTGCGTCCGCATCGGCCTCAACTTCTACAACACCGGCGAGGACTGGCTCGCCACCAGCGGGATCCCGTTCGACGACCCGGCCGCCGCCCGAGCACGGCTGATCGAACTGCACTCCGGCTGGGACGCGCGGTTCACCGCGCTGATCGCCGCCTGCGACGACACGATCACGGCGCGGTCGAGCACCACTCTCCCGATCGGCCTGACCTGGCCGTCGAAGCCGGACGTCACCCTGCTCGGCGACGCCGCGCATCTGATGCCGGCGGTCGGCGAGGGCGCCAACATGGCACTGCTCGACGGCGCTTCGCTCGGCCGCGCGCTGGCCGCGCACCCGGACGACCAGCTCGCCGCCGTCGAAGAATACGAACACGAGATGTTCGAACGCACCAGCGCCGCCGCGCGGATGTCCGCGGACATGCAGAAAATGCTGATGTCGCCGGACGCCAGCCGACGACTGCTGGAGTTCTTCCAACCGAGCAGCTAG
- a CDS encoding TetR/AcrR family transcriptional regulator: MVVWERPEPSSRPVPAPLSRERIVRAAIELADADGMEAVSLRKVAAALEVGPMRLYGYIETKEELLDLMVDAVHGEIRPGGDGWREALRSLAETTRKAVHRHEWFADLIGGRPQLGPHALARGEAVLAAMGGVDVDLAMPVVTAVDAYVIGAVRREIAERRAERATGMDKEQWQRTFGPYLKRKFATGRFPALSTVVHDAVHLDADETFRMGLEFVLDGIEVRISRDSRP; this comes from the coding sequence ATGGTGGTGTGGGAGCGGCCGGAGCCGTCGAGTCGACCGGTACCGGCGCCGTTGAGCAGGGAGCGGATCGTTCGGGCGGCGATCGAGCTGGCCGACGCGGACGGCATGGAGGCGGTGTCGCTGCGGAAGGTCGCCGCCGCGCTCGAGGTCGGGCCGATGCGGCTGTACGGCTACATCGAAACCAAGGAGGAGCTGCTCGACCTGATGGTCGACGCGGTCCACGGCGAGATCCGGCCCGGAGGGGACGGGTGGCGAGAGGCGTTGCGCTCGCTCGCCGAAACCACCAGGAAAGCCGTGCACCGGCACGAATGGTTCGCCGATCTGATCGGCGGGCGGCCGCAGCTCGGGCCGCACGCGCTGGCCAGGGGAGAGGCGGTGCTGGCCGCGATGGGCGGCGTCGACGTGGACCTCGCCATGCCGGTGGTCACGGCGGTCGACGCGTACGTGATCGGCGCGGTGCGCCGGGAGATCGCCGAGCGCCGCGCCGAGCGGGCCACCGGAATGGACAAGGAGCAGTGGCAGCGCACCTTCGGGCCTTACCTGAAGCGGAAGTTCGCCACCGGCCGGTTCCCCGCGCTGTCCACCGTCGTGCACGATGCCGTGCACCTGGACGCCGACGAAACCTTCCGCATGGGCCTCGAATTCGTGCTCGACGGCATCGAAGTCCGCATCTCACGCGATTCGAGACCCTAG
- a CDS encoding DNA polymerase domain-containing protein translates to MTKSGEERDGVPLTNLDQPLFDGADATKRDLVDYLDAVRDRILPGLRERPLSVIRVLRGQAPFMQKNLPKYTPDWVRRVSMWAETSQRDVSYAVCEDRRTLLWFANQRAIEYHPPLVRVGEWGRPTHLVLDIDPPEGEAFDIVVAAAHLVRRALENDGMSGVVKTSGAKGVHVFVPVTGVAIEDAAAATRALAARAERLDPELATTAFIRDDRGGKVFLDSTRAGGATVAAAYSPRIRPGTPVSFPVPWERLDQVTPADFTVRTAPGLLGDADPWAELMPEPHGLPEDLVAEGHTIPIARVQAMHEGKRRARARRG, encoded by the coding sequence GTGACGAAGAGCGGCGAAGAACGCGATGGCGTACCGCTGACCAATCTCGACCAGCCGTTGTTCGACGGCGCCGACGCGACCAAACGCGATCTCGTCGACTACCTCGACGCGGTGCGCGACCGCATCCTGCCCGGCCTGCGCGAGCGGCCGCTGTCGGTGATCCGCGTGCTGCGCGGGCAGGCGCCGTTCATGCAGAAGAACCTGCCGAAGTACACCCCGGACTGGGTCCGCCGCGTGTCGATGTGGGCGGAAACGTCCCAACGCGACGTTTCCTACGCGGTGTGCGAGGACCGCCGCACGCTGCTGTGGTTCGCCAACCAGCGGGCGATCGAATACCATCCGCCGCTGGTGCGCGTCGGCGAGTGGGGCCGCCCGACCCACCTGGTGCTCGACATCGACCCGCCCGAGGGCGAGGCGTTCGACATCGTGGTCGCGGCCGCGCACCTGGTCCGCCGCGCGCTGGAGAACGACGGGATGTCCGGTGTGGTCAAGACGAGCGGCGCGAAAGGGGTGCACGTGTTCGTTCCGGTCACCGGGGTCGCGATCGAGGACGCGGCGGCGGCGACGCGCGCGCTCGCGGCCCGCGCCGAACGCCTCGACCCCGAACTCGCCACCACCGCGTTCATCCGGGACGACCGCGGCGGCAAGGTGTTCCTCGACTCGACGCGCGCCGGTGGCGCCACCGTGGCCGCGGCCTACAGCCCCCGGATCCGGCCCGGCACGCCCGTGTCGTTCCCGGTGCCGTGGGAACGCCTCGACCAGGTCACCCCCGCGGACTTCACGGTGCGCACCGCGCCAGGGCTCCTCGGCGACGCCGATCCCTGGGCCGAGCTGATGCCCGAACCCCACGGCCTTCCCGAAGATCTCGTCGCCGAGGGCCACACCATCCCGATCGCCAGGGTGCAGGCGATGCACGAAGGCAAGCGACGAGCGCGAGCGCGTCGCGGCTGA